The nucleotide window TCAATTTATTGTGTGAGTCTTTAGAAGgaattcaaataattatatgttttaaacaAAGTAATCAACGTAGAAATTTGTGTTGAACTTCTATTTCActactatttctatttttattagcatgatgtatatatgatcACATGAGCGTTTTCTTATCGGTGAAACCGAAAACCGATCCATTAagaaccaaaaaccgataatAAATATCTTATTAGTTTGGTTACCAGTTTAGCAtgttaaaaaatcataaataaataaactaaaccACTAATACATAAAAACTGAACTGAACTGTCCGATATAGATCTCTAGAAAGATTCTTGATGGCCCGCACGAGTGAACTCATTATTCTTTTCATCAAATGCATAATAGATTTGACGAACTCCCAAATACACttaaaaaacttaataaaaattaatcggATTAGGACTAACATAAGAGTCATTTGGTAAAGATTTATGAGTTATTTGTACAAAAGGACTAATTTGAAGAAAACTAAATAAGTGTTCAATTTTTTGGGCTATTTGATTAGGACATTTGCAAAAATGTTCTATTTTGAAGCCACAATTTTAATTCTTCCACCGTAAGCTAAGTTTAATAAATgagccaaaaaataaaaattcatcaagccacttttaataaattattagaaTTCACAAATAAACACTTTTTAGTCCttgtaattaaaaatttatcaatatctCAAAGTTTCAAATTATATCTTGGAGTTTTATaggtaaaatttaaaatttcatggcaatgattatttttttaaaatacggTTAAAAGTAGTTAATGCGTGATAATTTTCCCTTTCTAAAATTGTATTCTGTGTAATTAATATAGCCCATTGGTCTAAAATGGATACAATTTAAGGAATTATCTCCAAAAAGGCCATATGGTGCAAATAATCCAAGCAATTTCAATTTGATAAAGCTAATGTCAATATTAACAagttatttaaagaaaataaaattatacattaaaaagaaaagCTTAAACTACATTATGGCAAATCACAATTAACTTTAACTTtagtaacatatatatatatatatatatatataggtgagAATATTAAGAAACTTAGAGACACAAAGTTGGCTATCTGTTTAAGTATTTATTAGGTTATGTTAGTGTAAAATTCTAGAGAATTGTTGATGCTTCAATAATATACTACTAGTTATTAACAATTTCGAGTGTAGACTGTGTAATCTTGCTCATATTTCGATCTTAAAGTTAGGATAAAGAAAAAGGAGCGTGGTAGGCGAATAATTAGCAAAAAAATTGTTCATTCATGATGAATCTTCATAACGGAACCAACCTCAACGTGTTCGATATTAAGGCACAATTATTGTTTGTTAGTGCAATTGGATACAAAGTTAGTTATTATTGGGCTAGAAAACCAACACTCATAAAAAGGTATAAAGCAAATGAATGTTAGTGCAAAATTATGAGAATTCTTGATGTTTCAAGAATAGTAGTTAACAATTTCTAATTAatgcaatatttttttcaagagaATTGGTGAGGCTTAGTAGAAAGTTCTTtaattatcaataaaattaattaaatgcaTTACTATGAcaactttcaagaaaatataCCTAAAAGGTCACTTTTTAGACAaatctttttctttcaattttggtaAGAAAGttgctttaaaaatatgcatatttttaatGGAAGTCTATCAAAAATTGGCTCGCGAAATCTTTTCCAACAAAATATCTAtcgaaaattttatatttgcagTTGAcctccataaaaaaaattacatgtttttGTTAAGTACATATATTAGATTATTTTATATAACAATAGTCAACTTATAATTGAACACTTTCATTTTTGTTCATCTTGGAATTAGCCATACATGTCTTAAATTacatgaatataattaattagcaaGAAGTTAACTCAGAATTCTTTGGAGTATACCAATATGGGTTGTGGTGCATTGGGGGAGTGTTTCACTCTTAACCAGAGATTTCGGGTTCGAGTCCTGGGTAtgaagaaaatcttgttgggagcggCACCCCCGAATGAACCCTACAAAGTGCGATCCGAATTTACTCGAAACTCTAATGTGGACTTCGGACACCgaatggaaaaccaaaaaaaaagaattctttGGAGTCAAAATGGAGGATAAATCTTGTTTAACCAGcaaaaaagactttttttttctttaatcaaTCCTTTAGTCaaagcaaaataatttttttcttcttcttttgggaGATTCTTGGTAACATTATCCATATATAATATTAGAATATTTGATAGCTAATTCGTAtctaaataaaagagaaaagttAAGAGTCCTATAAAATCAAGCTCATAATTTGTCGATTTATCTTTTGGGTTAAAATTTAAGGGGACAGAATCGTGAGGCCCAAAATTTTTGAAGTGATTTATAGATATACTTACATTAATGTTAGTGGTTtagatcaaatttttaaatgatcAAATCTTTCGagaaattgaatataaattctcttatttaaagttaatgatcaaaaatacatttaaactATTATTTTTGTGAGTTTTATACCTCAATtattctttgttctttttatttacCTCAATGAATAATTGAGATATAAAACTCAGGTTGGGCACCGGAACGGGTTGTACCGGTACCGTTCCGGTCCGTTCAGATCCGGTAGTATTCGGGACGGGATGGGATACATTGAACCGGTACACGGAACGGAACGGTATCATGATTTGGTACCGGTACCGGTTCATCCCGGTTCATTCCGGTTCCGTTCCGGTCCcggtaaatcatttttaattaaaataaaaaataatatttttgtcattatttacttttattagcatttcttttttgtttatttaattttttaaaattacaaacttaagttatttaacttacaagttataagtataacttaataacttataaacttcaaaagattcaaatctttaaaacttataacataactacataagctcaaaaacttaaaaaaaaactttattaaacttaacttacaaacttataataatttaaatgctAAATGAGAATCAAAAGCCATCAGAAGATATCGCCCTTTTGACTATTAATTATGtttgaaaattaaatagaattttaaaatacttttcCATATTTTTTACCAGTGGTAAAAacaatttttgtttgaaattaaaatagagaAGTACAAGTTTGACCTTTTGAAATTATTTACATTGTGACCAAATTGATTTCCAATTATTCTACACAcatatataaatgtattaaaaattcatcaaaaatttataaatttcgGTGATTTTGAGCGGACATACTTCTCGTTAAAATGGtggtacatatatatatccacGACATTCAATAAATAATGCATATATACCCTCGTTGTCAAACAAATAGTGCATATATATCCTTGCCATCTAACAAATGGTGCATATTCACCCCTTTTTATTAACTGACAcagttaaaaattttaatactaGTTTTGTAATTCTAAAAATGCTACATGACTCGAAAAGTTACCTCAACTCTTTTTTTACCGCTCCAGACTAGACCTAACTAAAGAAAATTCAATTTCCTTTATATACAGACACCAcccaaacttattttatgaCTGAGTAGAAGAGGGagattgatttttttcatttggttcgAATCTAGAagggtaaaaaaatatatatgcaagATGATTTAAGAGGACAaatgatatttttgaaattaaaaaaatagcgcttagatattttcttaatttagtaaatataagttgttaatgaaaataataaaaacattatTTGTAAGACGGTGGAGGTATAAatgcatcattttaaatatttttaatgaggTGTATATCtgttttaaatacaaaataaggGTTATTTTTCTTTAGACAAAAATGACTTGTAAAAAGCAAAACacgataattaatataagaCACATAAACTAGGTAATATGATGTAATTGATTAGATaacattaattatatttaattatgtaaaagtatttttttttccatcattAGTAAGAAGAAACACCAAAAGAGAGCCTCTATTACTtggattttcttattttagaCAAAATATTTGAGGTCACTGATGATCACATATAACTTTTACTTTTTAATCACcaaccttatatatatatatatatatatatatatatataataatataatccTTCTTTATTAGTTATGGACAATTTAGGATATAATCATCACAATCAGAGGCAAAGCTAAAGGTGTAAAGGGTTCATCTAAGCACTTGTCATTggaaattatattatatatataaaattaaaattaatacttAATCTTTTCAGTAAATATTGATCAGAATAATAATGATATCAAGGATGATGAACATACTCGATATCTCTTCCTAAATCCAATAATACATCTTTATAACAAGAAGTCAACAATTCTCTGTAACAATATCTTATTATAATAACTATATTTCATGTTaaatcaatttttcattttatattgtatCATATATTCCttataacaatattattttgctataaaatagaaaaaaacgaAATAAACTAGAGACATTGTGAAAGAGACTAAATGGTCATTTGATTGGAATACAAGTTATAATGagataagttatgatgaaattatttatactagaattatttcttattaatgatttaatttgttatactaaaaataatattcatgacatactttcaaaaaataaattatttatttacaaaaatatcctcaTAAAACAAGAGTTTTAACTACTCAGCCCAAATTGCATGCAATATcacaattttctttaaaaaattagttGCTCTAGAATATCAGAGTATCATTTGCTTTATTTGATCATATCGTAATATGAAATGAACCAATaagatatgaataaaatattttttagattccTTTATGAGTTGGAATAACACAAGAATTCAAAGCAACACACATAAAACATATCAACTAAATTTttgttaataatatttaattttattctattaATTAGCATGATCATGTTAAATTGTCTTATTATTATACTACGTACATTTTAAAATTGCTAAGAATcgatatttaataatataagatATTGAAGTACAAGCAAAAGGTGCAATATTAATATATAGGGtttgaagggtaattttgtcatttaataAGTTTATCCGACAACAAATTACaatagaattattttattacCTAGGagaaaaaataacttattctgatattaattattaatctcaAGATAAATTATCTCTGACTTGCaactaaacaacaaattaatgaCTCAAtcagtttatatatatatatatatatatatatattatcaatgAAATTTAACCGATAATAGTATAATAAGTTACTATCTTCTTTATCAAATTACCAATGGAGTAATACATATCAAAATACATACTTATATTTTCCTTATAATTGATTTGATTGTATacgtattttttaatttttataccGTCATCGTATACAACTTAAATAGTATTAAAATAACCTATTATATCTTCTAGAAAAATAGCCACCTCAGCCAAGTGCTAAAACCAGATAAGTTTTATTAGTCAACTCTTAATGCCAAGTGTTAATTGTATTCTCATTTACTCAAAGCCAccacaaaaaccaaaaaacaaaaaaaactcttAACTAAAGCCCAAAAAATTCAAACtcttaattaatcaatttaacCCCTTATAGAAGTCTCTAGAGTCCTTCACAATTCTCTTAATTTGTgtacccccaccccacccccatcCCATCACAAACTCTTTATATAGCTCATTTTCTTTTCCCTCTCTTTTCCATCtctattttttccaaaatcaagAAGAAGCAAAAGTGGTCATATTTTGCAATTTTTGCAAGACAAATTTCAATCTCTATATTTATTCAAGGGGTTATATTTGCAATTTTAGCTAAGCTAAGAATTTGCAAAAATGGGCACTTTAGTGGGACATGTAGCACCAGGATTTGgcttttttttaattggtattTGGCATTTGATTAATCATATTAGATTACATGCTTTGCATCCAAAATCATATACTTCTTTGCCTTGGTTCCCAACTCCAAGAATTAGGTACTTAGAACTTTTCTTGATTATAGGGGGTTGTTTGGCTTCAATTTCAATGGAACTTTTTATTGGTCCAAAAAAACACCAACCTTTAGATATTGATGGAACTATCCCTTCTAATCATCTACACAATTTTGAACATTCAAACATCTCCTTAACTTTCTTTGTGTATGCACTTTTCACCATAATCTTTGACAAAGTTACACTTCAACCCCAAACAAAATATGGGATGACACAATTACTTGGAGCTATTGCTTTTAGTCAACAACTTTTGCTTTTCCATCTTCACTCTAGTGACCATATGGGAGTTGAAGGACAATATCATTGGCTTTTACAAATAGCCATTTTTGTATGTTTAGCCACTACTCTTTTGGGAATTCAATTTCCTAAGAGCTTCTTGAATAGTTTTGTGAGGTCTTATAGCATTATGTTCCAAGGGATTTGGCTTATGGTTATGGGGTTTATGCTTTGGACACCAAAATTCATCCCAAAAGGTTGTTTTATCAACTTTGAAGAAGGTCATAAAGTGGTTAGATGTGAAAATGATGAAGCACTTGAAAGGGCAAAAGCTTTAGTGAATATACAATTTAGTTGGTATATAGTTGGGATCACAATATTTTGTGTCACCCTTTACTTGATTTTAATTAAGATTTTCCAAGAGAAAATTGAGTACCAATCTTTGAATAGCAAATTTGAGGAAATAGAAGATGATTTGGAGGATGTTGAGGCTCAAAAGAGTAGCAAAAATGGCGTTGAATCAAATAGGTTTCTTGAAATGGGAAAAATATTCGCGTCTACATCAGATATGGAAAGATGAAAAGGAGAGAAACGATAATTGAAAACACTGTTAAAGATGGAAATTTCTCTATGGACTTCATTCATGATTACATTTTTCATTGAATTTCTAATATATCAATTATGTgagtaatttctattttttagtaGGGGGAAGGGTATTTgtacaaaaataaagatttgGTTAAGTAGGGGTGtttgttaatttatttgtttttttttttaattaatgccacaataaaataattgttggctttgtataataaaaaaagagagaggagGGAATTTGGTTCAAAATTTGTGTGGTTTGTATTGGTAGCTTGTCAAAGGGGGAAAAGCTATTaatgttaagaaaaaaattagtatagTTAGGGAAGTTGTATAATTTGTAATTAAAGGTTTCttatttagtttatttattatgGAAATCATGTATCCCTTATAATCGAATTTTCAGTTACGTACTTTTATTTTGTGaaagttttattattttgcagaattattattattattatggaaTGAGGATGAATGATAGtgaaggaaatcaagaattgaataagtagttttattttatttttcaaactagGAATTATGATATTGAATTCGAGTTCTTTATTATCAGTAAATGAATCATATCTATTCTATCAATGGAATAAGGGTGAACGGAGCCTATCAAAATTAATAGATTGAATTAACTTGGGTATATTTGTTGacgtttttttttgtttctcactCCATGTACGGTATCCTCTTTGATCTGAATTAATATGTCACGtgaaaattcattaaattaaaaaagtTAATGATAAAACGCACACTTAAACTATtatatctttttaatttcataCCTTAACTATCCattgtttatttatatatcaGAATTATCACCTTTTCACGAGTTTTCTTACCTcaattgttactttttttgtATTAGAACATACCTCAATACTGAATTGACCTACACATGTCTATCATCGAttgaatacaaatatataatcaactcaacattgaggtgtattttaatacaaaaaataataagttaaaTAAATAGATAGATAGAATAATGAATagttaagataaaaaaaatcgcGAAAAAAATAATGCTTAATTTAGAATGTTTTCAACCATAATTAATAATCTGGTTCTgttgaattttttcttaaaaatgtgtgGCCAAGATTTATTTCTCAATTAATGGTAAGAACCTAGAAGAAGTTAGTCCATGTTGTAAGTTTTCACGtgtcttttctattttttgtttagaatATTCGATATTTTTCGGGGCAACTaaagattaatttaaatttacatttaaaagtatatttttttataaacaacAACTTTTAAAATGAGACTCCTGATTAAGCAAAAATAAGTTATCATAAAGTAATAAGTATTTTTTCATTCTCAATCATAGATTTTTTGAATTTGAGCCTTAAACGTGAAATTAGTTTTAGGAAAAGGTAACTCCTTAAAATAAACTTTTCAGCATCAATTCGATAAATCGATCCCCAAAATAAATACCAAACTCgagattttctaaaaaaacaaagttatgttattttaaatttacacAAATCTAAGTAATGAATTTCAAGAACTTTTGACTTTTGATaattctatccctagaggtAACTTCCAACAATCTCTTTCAACATTATTTAAAGTAAGTATtaaatattgttaattttttatatcCTTGCTCAATAttagaaatgataaaaaaaaaaaatctaattaaagATATAGGAAATTTGAGGGGATATAAATGgtaatctaattaaaaaaacatcatgattaaatactattaaataattttcttaatatgtcaatatcttaaactacatttaaaaaaatattaatggaaaagttttttaaaacaaaatagcTTTCAGATCCAATATTccaaattaggaaaaaaaattaaaaatttaggcccaataactcaatattttttcaaaaaaagcccaaaataaaatcttttatgGCCCAAAAAATccccaaaatattactaaagttttcttgaactttttagCTTTCTCTCTCATCGACACACACAGACAACACAGTTTCTCCATTTTCAGTGAACTTCTCTTCTTCAAACCCCCCACCCCACTTCTCCCCTTTCTGGGTTTTGTTCTCTTAATTGAGTTTTACCattttcttggttttttttCTCGAATTTTTTGACTTTGATTTCAAGAATTTAgagaattttgaagtttttttttggaattgtGTTGATGAAATTCGTATCAAAGATATAAAATGGAGAACTCTGCTGCTGCATCTGATGAGCCTCAGAAGAAGCGTCCTCATCTCAACTCTGTGTTTTCCTCACCCACCATGGCTCGCCATTCGAAAATTTTTTCAGATAACAAAGATGTAAGATTAGTTTCTTTAATGCCTCTCAATTTGCCCCAATTTTTTTATGTGTAATTGAAGTTATTTTTTGTACTTGTGTGTTTTTAGGGTTCCATAGttgaaagaagaaatgaccCTTTCTATGTACTGTTCTATCTATTTTAGCATATAAggaataatttttatttagtttgttgatttttagctttaattttgatgtaAAGGGCTTGTTGATCTGACTGGCTTTCAGTTTTTTGGCTGAATTGGAGTGTGGTGAATTATGCTATGAAAAGGGAagtttgtgttttttttgtCATAAAACCTAAAATTAGGGGTTTATGAGCTATAAAGGTGTGATCTTGAGGAAAGATTGTTCAAGGTGAtgcttttgttgttgttgttttatgGATGATCAGTTGGGTACTATTTGCTGTAGAGGGTAAGTGATGAAAAACACATGTCAAAGTCATAACTTCAATAGAGTTGGAAGGTGTGATCTTTTCCCATCTCCGTTAGCCTTGGTGGGTAGAGTTGCCTAGTACATGTCTTGGTGACATGATGCATGTATTCACTGGAATAGCGCAAGCTGGTCATTACtggaagagagagagagaaaaacttttcttttgaaAGTTTGGGGTAAGGGAAGGGGAAATGAGGAGGGGATTACAAGTTGGGGAATCGAAATCCTCACTGACAAGATGGTAGTTCAAGTAGACAACTAACTGAGCTACTAAGAGGGTGTTTAGATTGACTTCTTGAAAATAGCTTATAAGCTAAAAGTCATAAGTTGAGAATAACTATCTTTTGGCTTTTAGCTTATTTTTATACCTCTTTGGCCGAAAAGTAAGTGcttaaaaaactttttatctTTTCCAAACACCAGAAGAAGTAGAAAAAGAGCTTAAAAGTCAATAACACTTTAAATAAGTCAATCAAAACACCCTCTAAGATTCCCCGAGAGAGAAAAACCCATCCCTGatacacctttttttttttctttttttcttttaaaagaaatCCTTTTTGAGCGGTTGTGGTTGTGCTTTCCAATATGCCTTTAAATGTTTAGGCATGTTATTAATATCAGATGGTATGGTCATACTATTTATTCCCCTCACCATTTATATAAATCTATTGCTAATACTCTAGCACCACGAAGTGAATTTCTGTTAAAAGATTTATGAAATGTATCACTTTATTTTATGGTAAGAAGTTCCGATGAATTAGATACAACTG belongs to Solanum stenotomum isolate F172 chromosome 1, ASM1918654v1, whole genome shotgun sequence and includes:
- the LOC125841254 gene encoding uncharacterized protein LOC125841254 gives rise to the protein MGTLVGHVAPGFGFFLIGIWHLINHIRLHALHPKSYTSLPWFPTPRIRYLELFLIIGGCLASISMELFIGPKKHQPLDIDGTIPSNHLHNFEHSNISLTFFVYALFTIIFDKVTLQPQTKYGMTQLLGAIAFSQQLLLFHLHSSDHMGVEGQYHWLLQIAIFVCLATTLLGIQFPKSFLNSFVRSYSIMFQGIWLMVMGFMLWTPKFIPKGCFINFEEGHKVVRCENDEALERAKALVNIQFSWYIVGITIFCVTLYLILIKIFQEKIEYQSLNSKFEEIEDDLEDVEAQKSSKNGVESNRFLEMGKIFASTSDMER